The proteins below come from a single Chryseobacterium sp. MA9 genomic window:
- the leuC gene encoding 3-isopropylmalate dehydratase large subunit — protein sequence MNNSKKTLFDKVWDAHVVETIPDGPQIIYIDKHLIHEVTSPQAFAELESRNLEIFRPEQIVATADHNVPTLHQEQPIRDELSRNQVEQLTENCKKNNIELFGLGHQYQGIVHIIAPELGITQPGMSIVCGDSHTSTHGAFGSIAFGIGTSQVAQVFASQCLLLNKPKSMRITVNGKLNENVQPKDVILYIISKIGTDGGTGYFCEYAGNVFEEMSMEGRMTVCNMSIEMGARGGMIAPDETTFEYVQGRKFAPKGEDWHEKVAYWRTLKTDEGAVFDEELSFDASDIYPMITYGTNPGMGISIREVIPAPQNESEEKALKYMGLEAGQAVNSIKVNYVFIGSCTNARIEDFRSAAQYIKGKNKSDAVKALIVPGSQQVVKQIYEEGLDKIFNDAGFQIRQPGCSACLAMNDDKIPEGEYCVSTSNRNFEGRQGQGARTILASPLTAAKAAIEGKISAFESLN from the coding sequence ATGAACAACAGTAAAAAGACACTTTTTGATAAAGTTTGGGACGCTCACGTGGTAGAAACCATTCCTGACGGACCTCAGATCATTTATATAGACAAACATCTTATCCATGAGGTAACAAGTCCTCAGGCCTTTGCAGAACTGGAATCCAGAAATCTGGAAATATTCAGACCAGAACAGATTGTAGCTACTGCAGATCACAATGTTCCTACTTTGCATCAGGAACAGCCGATTAGAGACGAACTTTCAAGAAATCAGGTAGAACAGCTTACGGAAAACTGTAAGAAAAATAATATTGAGCTTTTCGGATTAGGGCATCAATATCAGGGAATTGTTCATATCATTGCTCCGGAATTAGGAATTACCCAGCCGGGGATGAGTATTGTGTGTGGTGACAGCCATACATCTACGCATGGAGCATTTGGATCTATTGCTTTTGGTATTGGAACCAGCCAGGTTGCGCAGGTATTTGCGAGCCAGTGTCTGCTGTTGAACAAGCCAAAATCAATGAGGATTACAGTCAATGGCAAATTGAATGAAAATGTTCAGCCTAAAGATGTGATTCTTTATATCATTTCAAAAATAGGAACAGACGGAGGAACAGGATATTTCTGTGAATATGCAGGAAATGTATTTGAAGAAATGTCAATGGAAGGAAGAATGACAGTCTGTAACATGAGTATTGAAATGGGTGCCAGAGGCGGAATGATTGCTCCTGATGAAACCACTTTTGAGTACGTACAGGGAAGAAAATTCGCTCCAAAAGGAGAAGACTGGCATGAAAAAGTAGCTTATTGGAGAACCCTGAAAACAGATGAAGGAGCTGTTTTTGATGAAGAACTAAGTTTTGATGCTTCAGATATCTATCCAATGATTACTTACGGGACTAACCCTGGAATGGGTATTTCAATCCGTGAAGTTATTCCGGCGCCTCAGAACGAATCTGAAGAAAAAGCATTGAAATATATGGGACTGGAAGCCGGACAGGCAGTTAACAGTATTAAAGTTAACTATGTTTTCATAGGAAGCTGTACCAATGCAAGAATAGAAGATTTCCGTTCTGCGGCCCAGTATATTAAAGGAAAAAACAAATCTGATGCTGTAAAAGCACTGATTGTTCCCGGTTCTCAACAGGTGGTAAAACAGATTTATGAGGAAGGTTTAGATAAAATATTCAATGATGCAGGATTTCAGATCCGCCAGCCGGGATGTTCAGCATGTCTGGCGATGAATGATGATAAAATTCCGGAAGGAGAGTATTGTGTTTCCACTTCCAACAGAAACTTTGAAGGCAGACAAGGACAAGGTGCAAGGACGATTCTTGCCAGTCCGCTTACTGCAGCAAAAGCAGCAATAGAAGGTAAAATTTCGGCTTTTGAAAGTTTAAACTAA
- a CDS encoding 2-isopropylmalate synthase, whose product MDSEKIEIFDTTLRDGEQVPGCKLNTEQKLIIAERLDELGIDIIEAGFPISSPGDFESVSEISKLVRKAKVCGLTRANKKDIDTAAEALKYAKRPRIHTGIGTSDSHIKYKFNSTREDIIERATEAVRYAKTYVEDVEFYAEDAGRTDNEYLAQVCEAVIKAGATVLNIPDTTGYCLPEEYGQKIKYLRENVKGIEKAVLSCHCHNDLGLATANSIAGAINGARQIECTINGLGERAGNTALEEVVMILKQHKDLNLHTDVNSRMLNEMSAMVSDLMGMSVQPNKAIVGANAFAHSSGIHQDGVIKNRETYEIIDPAEVGVNASSIILTARSGRSALAYRFKHIGYEVTKNELDYLYQEFLKIADLKKEIGNDDLSMMMDSFSRKIG is encoded by the coding sequence ATGGATTCCGAAAAAATTGAAATTTTTGATACAACACTAAGAGATGGGGAGCAGGTTCCGGGATGTAAACTAAATACGGAACAAAAACTGATTATAGCTGAAAGGCTTGATGAGCTAGGGATTGATATCATTGAAGCAGGATTTCCAATTTCCAGTCCCGGAGATTTTGAATCTGTTTCAGAAATTTCAAAACTGGTAAGAAAAGCTAAAGTATGCGGGCTGACAAGAGCAAATAAAAAAGATATTGATACCGCAGCGGAAGCACTGAAGTATGCAAAGAGACCAAGAATACACACCGGAATCGGAACTTCCGATTCTCACATTAAATATAAATTCAACTCAACAAGAGAAGATATTATTGAAAGAGCTACGGAGGCTGTAAGGTATGCCAAAACTTATGTGGAAGACGTAGAATTTTATGCTGAAGATGCAGGGAGAACAGACAATGAATACCTGGCACAGGTTTGTGAGGCAGTTATCAAAGCAGGAGCTACTGTGCTGAATATTCCTGATACAACCGGATATTGCCTACCGGAAGAGTATGGTCAGAAAATAAAATACCTGCGAGAAAATGTAAAAGGAATTGAAAAAGCGGTGCTTTCATGCCATTGCCACAATGATCTTGGACTAGCTACTGCCAATTCTATTGCCGGAGCCATCAACGGAGCCCGCCAGATTGAATGTACAATCAATGGATTAGGGGAAAGAGCTGGTAATACGGCGTTGGAAGAAGTCGTCATGATTTTAAAACAGCATAAAGATTTGAACCTGCATACCGATGTGAATTCCAGAATGCTGAATGAAATGAGTGCAATGGTCTCTGATCTGATGGGGATGTCTGTACAGCCCAATAAAGCTATTGTAGGGGCTAATGCCTTTGCTCACAGCTCAGGAATTCATCAGGATGGTGTAATTAAAAACAGAGAAACATATGAAATCATTGATCCTGCGGAAGTAGGAGTGAATGCTTCTTCAATTATTCTTACAGCCAGAAGCGGTCGTTCGGCATTGGCTTATCGTTTTAAGCATATCGGTTACGAGGTTACCAAAAATGAGCTTGATTATTTATATCAGGAATTTTTGAAAATTGCTGACCTTAAAAAAGAAATAGGCAACGATGACCTAAGCATGATGATGGATTCTTTCAGTAGAAAAATAGGATAG